The sequence below is a genomic window from Lolium perenne isolate Kyuss_39 chromosome 4, Kyuss_2.0, whole genome shotgun sequence.
GCCACGGCGGCCCTGCAGATCGCCCTGCAGAAAGCGGCGCTGCAGGTCATCGAGCGCCCACACGACGGATCCGCCGGTGAGATTGGGAGCCACCATTTTGGTGCGGAGAAGCCAATCGAATCGGGGATGCTGGGCTGATCATGAACGCGCAAGAAAACTACAGTGGCGGAGCTGTTAGGCTACTACAATAAATGGGAGGAAGAGGAAAGACAAATGAGGCGACCATCACGAAACCTACATACACATCCCAAAGCGGCAACCCGATGAGAAACTGCCACGTTAGCCACGCGTGGCTTCCAGCCACCGACCACTGATTTAAACCAAGACTGGGAAGCGAGGAATGCAATCACCGAGAGTGTGTGAAGAAATAACACCCAAGAGCCGGTAACCGGTTATCAATCCAGCTAAGAAAAAAAGTAGATGGAAAATACCAGATTGACCAAGGAATACAATGGTAAAAGAAGAGGTTACGTGTCAAAAAATAATTGGATAGAGAAGTGGATAAATAGCCCATCTACAGTGGCTAAATCACTTGGAGATGGCAAACCTGCTTAGCTTTTATATAGTGTATAATTGTGTGCTACTTGATTCCACGGCAATCTAGGCCATTCAATTTGGTTCTACGGGCACGACTGAAAATGTTCTAGCCGCAACTATTTTTCTATTAGAGCTTCCCCCGCCCCTTGAGAAAACAGAACACATTGGATGATGTGGGGATTTACCAGCCGGCGcaggttcctccttgatgaatgGCTTCATgtgtactaagagcatctccactcgtctcctccAGAAGCCCCCCACGatcactttttttcatccggacggcgaaaaacggcccagtcaggcccccggttcctcgttttggtccggatttgagcctattttcgtccggactccccatgtcATCCTCGGTTTTCCGAgggtctcccggggactccggatggagcaaaaccaatcgcccacgcccacgtgtctcctctttcttccggactccccgggccatcctctttttccccgataaacgccgcttggggagcacacgactggaaatatactgcccccaggccaaattttcgtccaatccggacgaaaatttcgccggatttgggcgtgaagagagccaacgagtggggatgctctaagctcCGCACAAATTCTAATTGCCAAAAATGGGAGCTGCCAGCAAGCATGCAAACATTGGCTGAGCCAGGATTACAAAGTTTTGAATGTTAGCAGGAGAGCTGCTAAATCCATTGAATAGGTAGAAATTGGTCCAGTTTATGAGGGAAATCGGACCCAAAAACCATACAGATGAACACCTTACAGTTTACAACGCAACACCACAACAGACGAAACAACCACCTGCCTTGTCTAACCCAGCCAAGAGGCGAGAGGTCAGAACACAGAGCCACATACCGCTTCACAACCGAAGCAAGACAGCTTGCAAACACAACTCACGCTCGAGATGGCACGTGCCAACGTACGATCCACCCTTGAAAGCCAAGAAGATAGTGGCGGTATGGACTGCAGGGCCCGACCAGACCCGAGGAGAGCGTCGTTGAAAAGATGCTGCTTCAGTGTACATCGCGCCCTAGAGGCCCACGCTCCAGTACTTGCCAACCTTGGCTACTCCAGTGACTGTCTTGGGACTCCTCGTGCAACCCGGACAATGCCTCCAAGGAGGGAACGACACAATAGCGCCGCCAATGCCTGAACCAGCGAGCTGGGTCTGGGGTTTCCCCCGTCGCACAGGAGGAGGCATGGAGAAAGAGGCATAAacaacgccttcaagaaggtgaCGGCGCCCACAGGCGTCGCCGTTGTCTGCAACCGCAAAGGGATTTCTCACAGCCCTCACAACAGCCCCGCTGTCCACAAAGAGCAGGCCATCCTGGACCAAAGGCTGGACACACCACCGATGAGAGGCCAGCAAATGCCGTCGGTGAGGGGGGCGATGACCACCTCAGGCCCCATCCATGCCAGCCCAACCACGCTGCAGCTCCGTCATCCCGTCCCCGTGTTGGCGGAAGGATGCAACGCCCATCAGCGGCGCCATTCATTTCCCGTCAACCTCCACCACCTCAACCAAGCCTGAAGCTGCAGCAGTCCACTGGACCCGCCTCCGACCACCACTTTCGGGCCGACGGTGCCATTCATCTCCAGCACACACTGGAGGATGCAACACCGCCAGCACAACTCACGTCAGCCCAACATCCACCATCTGGCACAGCCAGCTACAGCCCCATCGGGCGACCACCTTCCTCCGCACGCAGACAGCTAGATCCGCGCGAATCTGCATGGCGGCCGACCCGCATCTCCCCGCACAGCTCAGGTAGCAGCAGGTCGCCCACCTTGCGCCTTCCGAGCGGCTTGGAGCCACCGCGAGCAGCCCGCGCAGCGGCCCATGAGGCCCAGATTGAGCCCGGGGCAGGCCCTGACGCCCGCGCCGCCGCTGTCCAGCCGTCACCGCGTCGAAGGCTCCTCCGTCGCCGCACGCCTCACACCCGGCCAAGCCACCTCCGCTGTTGCGCCATCTCACCGGTCTCCGGCCCCCAACGCGGCGGCCCTCCTCCCTATCCACAGCGCGAGAGCCGAGAGGCATAGAACCTCGCCGCCCCCTTCACAGGCGCCGCCCAGCTTTGTCGAGCGACACCTCGGGGCGCGACGAGGGGAGGGagccaggggggggggggggtggcggcGGGGATTAGGGTTTGGGCTCCCCGGTCGCCCGGAGGAGGTGACGCGAGGAGCGCTCAAGCGGTGCTGTGTGTGCGACGCGAGGATTACAAAGTTGTAACGTCAAATACATGCATTTATTTCAGAATTTTGTTGACATATTACATTTAAAATAAAATATTTCATAATAGTGCATTTAGGCCTATGAGCCATAACATGTGTTTCAGTGTTCCATGTTTTTTGAAGTTAACAAAACTGTAGCTAGAACGTTTCAAAGTCTGCGGTAAAGTCCAGGACTACGTCCACACTGTTTCGTGTTAGAAGTTGACTGATACCTGTTTTTGTGGTCCTTGTTTACACAAACACAAGGAAAACTTGGCCTAGGCTGCCTCTCGACATCTACAAGTCCACACTCCGCTGTGTCAATCACATCAGTAGACTCTGGCAAGAAGAAATAACCTGATGGAATTTCATAATGCAATCGTAATGCAGCAGACTTTGCGTCGAAACAATGTGAATATTTTCTTGGAAGTCACATAGAACCCGGTTTTTTTTTGCACCATCTCCGGTTGCAACTTTCTCGTGGATTTTCACCTCTAAATTGAGCTGACTGACAAGTGCAACTCTGTGAGGAGTCTGTCTGTACTGCTCTGCAGATCGCCAAATCCTACCAATTGGACATTGAAACAGAGACGCGGCCTACACTAGTGGGATGGCCTGCCGCGGTGGCATCGGCGGGCACTCCGGCCAGAGCCCGCCGCGGCAGAGCGGGCACGTCCGGCTCTTCCGGAGCCACCTGTCAACGTCGCACCTCGCGTGGAAGAAGTGTCCGCACGCCGGCACCACCCGCACAAGCTCGCCGTCCTCGCCGTACTCCGACAGGCACATGGCGCAGcgctcctcctccttcaccttcCCGGTGGCCGCCTGCTCGTACGTCATGAGAGTGATGTCTCCGAGGGCGCTCTCGACGTCCGTGGCGTGCACCGCGGCGCGCCCCGTAGTGCCCGCAGAGATGTCTTCAGCTCCTTCGCAGACACCGCGGGAGGCGATGGCGACGATGATCAACGCCACGGCGACCACCGCGGCGATCTCGAGGTAGAATGCGACGTCGGGGTCCACGTTGGTTGGCCAATGCTAGCCAGCATGCTGGGCAGCTCCAGCAGTTTTATACGAGTTCCGGTCCAGAGGCTTCGCGACCAAGTCACGAAGTACTGAGGAACAGAGATTGTGTTGAGGTTTCCTGGAATCTTTCAGCCAATTGCCGTTCTTCTTCCAGTGGACAATTCTAATTCTAACTAGGTTGCCCTGGTGTAGTACTACTGATCTGAGCTTAACTGTATTTGCTTCACTTGTAAATCTAGAtgcagtgtttttttttttttcaaaatgggaAATATCACcctagcttctgcatccaaaggatgcacatgattttttattagattattcacaaaacCTTACAAGAACAATATAAAAGATCAACCTCGAAACCACCTCACTaaacctacagtgggatgaagggggtgataatacaccaactcacatcatccaaaaaactAAATGTCTTCTCAAACcgccaatagcaggtgagaaacacatccagtcaagcagactctcagcgcacgccaatgcacacgccacagaagttgctaccgccttcttcctcgactccatcttcaagagagatcatcacattaaccttgcaagacctgccgtcgatgccaccatgacgccagatggctccaccatcctgcacgcatacatcatcccgcatccgtcgtcgataccctgcagcaccatgcccccgagactcagcgccaacaatgtggtagatgaataccactccaccaacatccagcagctgctccaaaaacgatgccccaagaggtagaacgacgcaggtaGCGCCGCCATCGTCCAATCCGGGAGACCCAGATCTAGGGTTTTCCCCGGAACAGTACGAGTGGGTAGATGTTGGTTACGAcggcgatgccttcaagaaggtaacgaCGCGTAACGTCGCCATCACCCGCCATGACCAGGGTTGGAGCATGATTTTCATCGGCAAACACACATCTCCAACTCGCCGAGTGGAGTGACAAGACAAGCAAAGACGATGCattcgacaaggtaacgacgcCAAGCGACGCCACCATCGTCTGCCAAGCCCGAGAGCGAAGCACAGTTTTGACCGGCTATCCCGTCACCCTAAACTCATCGTCGACTGGATCTTCACCGCCGGAGATCTTTGTGGGATCCCAAGATCCCCTACCCCAGATCCCAACGAGGCCATCCACCTCCGGGGAGGAGGTCGCCGCTGCCATGACCAGAGCCACCGCCCCAGCTCCCATGTGATGCGGACGGAGCATCCCATCGCGTGGAGGAGAAGGCGCAGCAGCCGGCCGCTTCCAGGCCCCAAGGGCCAAGATCCGGCCACGCCACCACTGCCGCCGCCTCGCCTTCCAGCCGCGACGCcgcgcagcaccaccaccacaagAGAGATCAGGAGCGCCGCCCCCACCCTCCATGATCGCGACCATCTGAAACCCCCACCACCGCCATGCCGCACGGGCTTTGCCCGGGGACATCTCCCGCGGCGGCGACAAGGGGAGGGAGGGGCTGGAGGGGTCCGGAGGGCCGGTGAGGAGGGGCTCCCCGGAGTGGCGCGGCGCCGCCACCCGAGGGAGGGTTTGGTCAGGGGAGGGTTAGGTAGGGGGTCAACGGAGATTCCTCGAGGCGGCGGGGGTGGTGGCGTGGCCGGATCTTGGCCCTTGGGGCCTGGAGGCGGCCGGCTGCTGCGCCTTCTCCTCCGCGCGAAGGGATGCTCCGTCCGCATCACATGGgatccggggcggcggccccggcatGGCGGCGGCGAGCTCCTCTAGATGCAGTTGCCCTGCAAGTCTGTAACGTGTACCCTTTTACCTCTCTAACTAAAATGAAAAACACCACGGCTGTCTTTCAACCAAAAGAAAACTGAATTGATGATTTCTCAGTTGAATTCGATATTTTCTTAAAAGTCAGTCATAGT
It includes:
- the LOC127304426 gene encoding E3 ubiquitin-protein ligase ATL6-like, coding for MAAATSSPEVDGLVGIWGRGSWDPTKISGGEDPVDDEFRHWPTNVDPDVAFYLEIAAVVAVALIIVAIASRGVCEGAEDISAGTTGRAAVHATDVESALGDITLMTYEQAATGKVKEEERCAMCLSEYGEDGELVRVVPACGHFFHARCDVDRWLRKSRTCPLCRGGLWPECPPMPPRQAIPLV